Proteins encoded in a region of the Pseudomonas syringae KCTC 12500 genome:
- the gacA gene encoding response regulator transcription factor GacA, with protein sequence MIKVLVVDDHDLVRTGITRMLADIDGLQVVGQADSGEESLKKARELKPDVVLMDVKMPGIGGLEATRKMLRSHPDIKVVAVTVCEEDPFPTRLLQAGAAGYMTKGAGLAEMVQAIRLVFAGQRYISPQIAQQLALKSFQPQVNNSPFDLLSEREIQIALMIVGCQKVQTISDKLCLSPKTVNTYRYRIFEKLSISSDVELALLAVRHGMVDASA encoded by the coding sequence TTGATTAAGGTGCTAGTTGTCGATGACCATGATCTTGTCCGGACAGGCATCACACGCATGCTGGCCGACATTGATGGTCTGCAGGTTGTCGGGCAGGCCGATTCCGGTGAGGAATCCCTGAAGAAAGCGCGCGAGCTCAAGCCTGACGTCGTATTGATGGACGTCAAGATGCCGGGTATCGGAGGGCTGGAAGCCACGCGCAAGATGCTGCGCAGCCACCCTGATATCAAGGTCGTCGCTGTCACCGTCTGTGAAGAAGACCCTTTCCCGACCCGTTTGCTGCAGGCTGGCGCTGCCGGTTACATGACCAAGGGTGCCGGGCTTGCGGAAATGGTCCAGGCCATTCGCCTGGTGTTTGCCGGTCAGCGCTACATCAGCCCGCAGATTGCCCAGCAACTGGCATTGAAGTCGTTTCAGCCGCAAGTCAACAATTCGCCGTTCGATCTGCTGTCCGAGCGCGAGATCCAGATTGCTCTGATGATCGTCGGCTGCCAGAAAGTCCAGACCATCTCGGACAAGCTGTGCCTTTCACCGAAAACCGTTAATACCTACCGATACCGTATCTTTGAAAAGCTCTCGATCAGCAGTGATGTTGAACTGGCTTTGCTCGCTGTACGTCACGGCATGGTTGATGCCAGCGCCTGA
- a CDS encoding helix-turn-helix domain-containing protein — protein MSGIGCRLRKERERLRMSQRTFGEIGGVEANAQGKYENGDRAPKADYLAAVAAKGVDVLYVLTGTRTPVPIDNLSLIEEKILGNYRVLGKEDQDAIRRLTTTIAELSGLSSGAAKLPSAK, from the coding sequence ATGAGTGGAATCGGTTGCCGGTTGAGAAAGGAAAGAGAGCGCCTGAGGATGTCTCAGCGTACATTTGGTGAGATAGGAGGGGTCGAGGCCAACGCCCAGGGGAAGTACGAAAATGGTGATCGCGCGCCGAAGGCCGATTATCTGGCTGCGGTTGCGGCCAAAGGTGTTGACGTACTTTATGTGTTAACGGGGACGCGAACGCCGGTGCCGATCGACAACCTCAGTCTCATCGAAGAAAAGATCCTCGGCAATTACCGGGTGCTGGGCAAGGAAGATCAGGACGCTATCCGGCGCCTGACAACCACTATTGCCGAGCTCTCGGGGCTATCATCGGGGGCTGCGAAACTTCCGTCGGCCAAGTGA
- the uvrC gene encoding excinuclease ABC subunit UvrC — translation MTQTFDPSAFLATCSGRPGVYRMFDAEATLLYVGKAKNLKKRLASYFRKTGHAPKTGALVSRIAQIETTITGNETEALLLEQTLIKEWRPPYNILLRDDKSYPYVFLSDNAFPRLSIHRGTKKAKGRYFGPYPSAGAIRESLSLLQKTFQVRQCEDSYFKNRTRPCLQYQIKRCKGPCVGLVEPEVYAEDVRHSVMFLEGRSNALSDELNASMEKAAMALDFERAAELRDQVALLRRVQDQQSMDGGTGDVDVVAAFVNPGGACVHLISVRGGRVLGSKNFFPQVGIEEEVGEVMSAFLAQYFLGGIDRELPGEVIVNVINDDFPAFVDAVEELRGVEMVISHRVRGTRARWQQMAVTNAEQALTARLANRQHVASRFEALAKVLGLEDPPMRLECYDISHSSGEATVASCVVFGPEGPIKSDYRRFNIEGVTAGDDYAAMHQALTRRYSRIKAGEGKLPDVLLVDGGKGQMSMARDVLNELQVPDLILLGVAKGTTRKAGFETLYLNDSAHEFTLPGDSPALHLIQQIRDEAHRFAITGHRARRGKTRRTSTLEGVAGVGPTRRRDLLKHFGGLQELSRASIDEIAKAPGISKKLAESIYANLHSE, via the coding sequence ATGACCCAGACATTTGATCCAAGTGCATTTCTCGCGACCTGTAGCGGTCGCCCCGGCGTCTACCGTATGTTCGACGCCGAAGCCACACTGCTTTACGTCGGCAAGGCCAAGAACCTCAAGAAGCGTCTTGCCAGCTACTTCCGCAAGACCGGACACGCGCCCAAGACCGGGGCGCTGGTGTCGCGTATCGCCCAGATCGAAACCACCATCACGGGCAACGAAACCGAAGCGCTGTTGCTGGAGCAGACCCTCATCAAAGAGTGGCGGCCCCCGTACAACATTCTCTTGCGTGACGATAAGTCTTACCCCTATGTGTTTCTGTCCGATAACGCCTTTCCGCGGCTGAGCATTCATCGTGGCACCAAGAAGGCCAAGGGTCGTTATTTCGGGCCTTACCCAAGTGCAGGCGCGATTCGCGAGAGCCTCAGTCTGCTGCAAAAGACTTTCCAGGTGCGTCAGTGCGAGGACAGCTACTTCAAGAACCGCACACGTCCTTGCCTGCAATATCAGATCAAGCGCTGCAAAGGGCCATGTGTCGGGCTGGTCGAGCCTGAGGTGTATGCCGAGGACGTACGTCACTCGGTGATGTTTCTCGAAGGGCGTAGCAATGCCCTGAGCGACGAGCTGAACGCCTCCATGGAAAAAGCCGCGATGGCGCTCGATTTCGAACGTGCAGCCGAGTTGCGCGATCAGGTGGCCTTGTTGCGCCGCGTCCAGGATCAGCAAAGCATGGACGGCGGTACCGGCGATGTCGACGTGGTCGCCGCATTCGTCAACCCTGGCGGTGCCTGCGTGCACCTGATCAGCGTGCGGGGCGGGCGGGTGCTGGGCAGCAAGAACTTCTTTCCGCAGGTCGGCATAGAAGAGGAGGTCGGCGAAGTGATGTCGGCATTCCTGGCTCAGTATTTCCTCGGCGGCATCGACCGTGAGCTGCCCGGCGAAGTTATCGTCAATGTCATCAACGACGATTTCCCCGCGTTCGTCGACGCCGTCGAAGAGCTGCGCGGCGTCGAGATGGTCATCAGTCATCGCGTGCGCGGCACCCGGGCGCGCTGGCAGCAAATGGCGGTCACCAATGCCGAGCAGGCACTGACCGCGCGGCTGGCCAACCGTCAGCACGTTGCTTCTCGGTTCGAAGCGCTGGCCAAGGTGCTGGGTCTCGAAGACCCGCCAATGCGCCTGGAATGCTACGACATCAGCCACTCCAGCGGTGAGGCGACCGTAGCGTCCTGCGTGGTGTTCGGCCCCGAAGGCCCGATCAAGTCCGATTACCGGCGTTTCAATATCGAAGGCGTAACTGCAGGCGACGACTATGCCGCCATGCACCAGGCGTTGACCCGGCGTTACAGCCGCATCAAGGCCGGGGAGGGCAAGTTGCCTGACGTGCTGCTGGTGGACGGCGGCAAGGGGCAGATGTCCATGGCGCGCGACGTGCTCAATGAATTACAGGTTCCTGATCTCATCCTGCTCGGTGTGGCCAAGGGCACCACGCGCAAGGCAGGTTTCGAGACTTTGTATCTGAACGACTCGGCGCATGAATTCACATTGCCCGGCGACTCTCCGGCCCTGCACCTTATTCAGCAGATTCGCGACGAGGCACACCGTTTCGCGATCACCGGCCACCGTGCCCGCCGCGGCAAGACCCGGCGTACATCGACCCTCGAGGGCGTGGCGGGTGTCGGGCCGACCCGGCGTCGTGACCTGCTCAAACATTTCGGCGGATTGCAGGAATTGTCCCGTGCCAGCATCGATGAAATAGCAAAAGCACCCGGAATCAGCAAAAAGCTGGCAGAGTCGATTTATGCAAACCTGCACAGCGAGTAG
- a CDS encoding 3-deoxy-7-phosphoheptulonate synthase has translation MNSSVAVTPSDLSSHAVNLADNSPASKRLPGTLELKMRLPLGAALTEQVAAHRRAVRAILEGQDSRLLVIVGPCSIHDPRSALEYAERLADLAAQVSDQMLLVMRAYVEKPRTTVGWKGLAYDPRLDGSDDMAEGLTLSRQLMLEMLGLGLPIATEILQPMAAGYFDDLLSWVAIGARTTESQIHREMASGLPMAVGFKNGTDGGVTVASDAMRSAAHPHRHFGMDRHGHPAIIETQGNPDTHIVLRGGHGGPNYDHQSVANVQASLSKNNVASRIMVDCSHANSGKDPLRQPGVFEDVLEQRLSGNTSLIGMMIESHLFDGCQALGGTLQYGVSVTDGCLGWEGTERLLRRAVDRLRYR, from the coding sequence ATGAACTCGTCCGTTGCCGTAACCCCGTCCGACCTGTCCAGCCACGCCGTCAATCTGGCGGACAACAGCCCCGCCTCGAAACGCCTGCCAGGTACTCTGGAATTGAAGATGCGTCTGCCCCTCGGCGCAGCGCTCACCGAACAGGTTGCCGCCCATCGCCGCGCCGTACGCGCCATCCTTGAAGGCCAAGACTCGCGACTGCTGGTCATCGTAGGCCCCTGCTCGATCCACGACCCTCGATCCGCCCTTGAATACGCTGAGCGACTGGCCGACCTTGCCGCGCAAGTCAGTGATCAGATGCTGCTGGTAATGCGCGCTTACGTCGAAAAACCGCGCACGACTGTGGGCTGGAAAGGCCTGGCTTACGATCCGCGCCTTGACGGCAGTGACGACATGGCCGAGGGCCTGACGCTGTCGCGGCAATTGATGCTGGAGATGCTGGGGCTGGGCCTGCCGATCGCCACCGAGATACTGCAACCCATGGCGGCGGGCTACTTCGACGATCTGCTCAGTTGGGTCGCGATTGGCGCTCGGACCACCGAATCGCAGATCCATAGGGAAATGGCCAGCGGCCTGCCCATGGCTGTCGGGTTCAAGAACGGTACTGACGGCGGCGTGACGGTGGCCAGCGACGCGATGCGTTCGGCCGCGCATCCGCATCGCCACTTTGGTATGGACCGTCATGGCCACCCGGCGATTATCGAGACACAAGGCAATCCGGATACGCACATCGTGCTGCGCGGCGGTCACGGCGGCCCCAATTACGATCACCAAAGTGTGGCCAACGTGCAGGCGAGCCTGAGCAAGAATAATGTCGCGTCGCGAATCATGGTCGATTGCAGCCACGCCAACAGTGGCAAGGACCCGCTGCGTCAGCCTGGTGTGTTCGAGGACGTTCTGGAACAGCGCTTGTCAGGCAACACCTCGCTCATCGGCATGATGATCGAAAGCCACCTGTTCGACGGCTGCCAGGCATTGGGCGGAACGCTGCAGTACGGCGTTTCGGTCACCGATGGCTGCCTTGGCTGGGAAGGTAC
- a CDS encoding DNA-binding protein, with translation MPGIRTAAQAKAWLDQQGKSVQEFARENSIDPATTYQVLAGRKKGRRGEAHKVAVLLGMKIGTIPNTEALHEDARE, from the coding sequence ATGCCCGGAATACGCACCGCCGCACAAGCCAAGGCCTGGCTGGATCAACAGGGCAAATCTGTTCAGGAGTTCGCTCGTGAAAACAGCATTGATCCAGCGACCACTTACCAGGTACTGGCAGGACGCAAGAAAGGAAGGCGCGGTGAAGCGCATAAGGTAGCTGTACTGCTGGGCATGAAGATCGGGACGATCCCGAACACGGAAGCCCTGCATGAAGATGCACGTGAATAA